A genomic stretch from Desulfohalobium retbaense DSM 5692 includes:
- a CDS encoding sigma 54-interacting transcriptional regulator translates to MIKLQLIFRDRVGIIADITAMLGEDSINILSMEVDASGDRTFVYFETQAEDLCSSDDLMRRLKEIPGLLEISTIRTMPQEKRERSLEVILNSVSDGIVAIDEHRRIIVANRVARNIFGCKDPEIIGRPIQALNLPDLSMLECLRGKRYHNVPRKCQTPAGLFHFFASAQPFKDSNGRIVGAVEVMKDMKEIKQLANFVADPARITFEDIIGKSPAITSAIAFAKQVARSNAVISIRGESGTGKELFAQAIHHASGLSGLFLPINCATLPEQLLESELFGYEGGSFTGADKQGKVGLFEKAKDGTIFLDEIAEMPPNCQAKLLRVIQERRVRRIGGSAEIPINARIVTATSKNLESMVRDNLFRDDLYYRINVLPIYLPALRERLEDIPLLAEHFLFQLNYKLNKGHQLLTKGALEKLSGHAWPGNIRELRNVIERAAILGGANQISQECILFSFEVGQRQEDPGGVYPSCSVEGLRDQLDSLERKLLQQALDRTASIRQAARQLRISHSALLNKMRKHKLGLVQK, encoded by the coding sequence ATGATCAAACTCCAGCTCATTTTCCGTGATCGGGTGGGCATTATCGCCGACATCACCGCCATGCTCGGTGAGGATTCGATCAATATCCTGTCCATGGAAGTCGACGCCAGCGGTGATCGGACCTTCGTCTATTTCGAAACCCAGGCCGAAGACCTGTGCTCCTCTGATGATCTCATGCGGCGATTGAAAGAGATTCCGGGCCTGCTCGAGATTTCGACCATCCGGACCATGCCCCAGGAAAAACGGGAGCGGAGCCTGGAGGTCATCCTCAACAGTGTCAGCGACGGGATTGTGGCCATCGACGAGCACCGGCGGATCATCGTCGCCAACCGGGTGGCCCGGAATATTTTCGGGTGCAAGGACCCGGAGATTATCGGCAGGCCGATCCAGGCGCTGAATCTGCCGGATTTGTCCATGCTCGAATGTTTGCGGGGCAAGCGGTACCATAATGTCCCGCGCAAATGTCAGACCCCGGCCGGCCTGTTCCATTTTTTTGCCTCGGCCCAGCCGTTCAAGGATTCCAACGGCCGGATCGTCGGGGCTGTGGAAGTCATGAAGGACATGAAGGAAATCAAACAACTGGCCAATTTTGTCGCTGACCCGGCCCGGATCACCTTCGAAGATATTATCGGCAAAAGTCCGGCCATCACGTCGGCCATCGCCTTTGCCAAGCAGGTTGCCCGCTCGAACGCGGTCATCAGCATCCGCGGGGAAAGCGGGACCGGCAAAGAACTCTTTGCCCAGGCCATCCACCACGCCTCGGGCCTAAGCGGGCTTTTTCTGCCCATCAACTGCGCGACCCTGCCGGAACAGCTCCTGGAGAGCGAATTGTTCGGATATGAGGGGGGGAGTTTCACTGGAGCGGACAAACAGGGGAAGGTGGGGCTGTTTGAAAAGGCCAAGGACGGTACGATTTTTCTCGACGAGATCGCCGAGATGCCCCCGAACTGCCAGGCCAAGCTGTTGCGCGTCATCCAGGAGCGGCGGGTGCGCCGTATCGGCGGCAGCGCCGAAATCCCCATCAACGCCCGTATTGTGACCGCCACGAGCAAGAATCTTGAAAGCATGGTCCGGGACAACCTCTTCCGCGACGATCTCTACTACCGGATCAACGTCCTGCCCATCTATCTGCCGGCGTTGCGGGAACGCTTGGAAGACATTCCGCTTCTGGCCGAGCATTTTCTCTTTCAACTCAACTACAAGTTGAACAAGGGCCACCAATTGCTGACCAAAGGGGCGCTGGAAAAACTCAGCGGACACGCCTGGCCCGGCAATATTCGCGAACTGCGCAATGTGATCGAGCGTGCGGCCATTCTCGGCGGGGCCAATCAGATCAGCCAGGAGTGCATCCTGTTCAGCTTCGAGGTCGGCCAGCGCCAGGAGGACCCCGGGGGGGTGTATCCCAGTTGCTCCGTGGAAGGGCTGCGTGATCAGCTTGACTCCCTGGAGCGCAAACTCCTGCAGCAGGCCCTGGACCGTACGGCCAGCATCCGTCAGGCCGCGCGGCAGCTCAGGATTTCCCATTCGGCGCTTTTGAACAAGATGCGCAAACACAAACTCGGACTGGTTCAGAAATAA
- a CDS encoding ATP-binding protein, with protein sequence MRGGRRWGILPSTRRFWREARREPHFQLREWLHGYVYGRWPYLYIGLGTGEHPLTKAVLPPLRWLCQRLGLWEPRNPDSGPSAGAKSFADSYHGKVVPLDNAQRLVSVQRDLEIRNLERIIPYTTARDIVLRDPEHIAVLRCPCRASRQDPCEPLDVCLIVGEPFAGFITEHHPDRARMISQEEALEILEGEDRRGHVHHAFFKEAMMGRFYAICNCCSCCCGAMQAQRNGVPMLASSGYICRVAEDSACTQCGQCVRKCQFAAIVENVAGTVTVDAEKCMGCGVCVNNCPTGALVLERAPEKGEPLDMGALMEQELQRLSRPA encoded by the coding sequence ATGCGAGGAGGACGACGCTGGGGAATTTTGCCGTCGACACGCCGTTTTTGGCGCGAAGCCAGGCGTGAGCCGCACTTTCAACTCCGTGAATGGCTGCACGGCTACGTCTACGGCCGCTGGCCGTATTTGTATATCGGGCTCGGGACCGGGGAGCATCCATTGACCAAGGCGGTTTTGCCGCCTTTGCGCTGGTTGTGCCAACGTCTCGGGCTGTGGGAGCCGAGAAATCCGGACAGCGGTCCATCCGCGGGCGCGAAATCCTTTGCCGACAGCTACCACGGCAAGGTCGTGCCATTGGACAACGCCCAGAGGTTGGTCAGCGTCCAGCGCGATCTCGAGATCCGGAATTTGGAACGGATCATTCCCTACACCACAGCCCGGGATATCGTTCTGCGCGATCCAGAGCACATCGCGGTGCTTCGCTGCCCGTGTCGGGCGTCCCGCCAGGACCCCTGCGAACCCCTGGATGTCTGCCTGATCGTCGGGGAGCCGTTCGCCGGATTCATCACCGAACACCATCCGGACCGGGCCCGTATGATCAGCCAGGAGGAAGCACTGGAGATCCTTGAGGGCGAAGACCGGCGCGGCCACGTCCATCACGCCTTTTTCAAGGAGGCGATGATGGGGCGATTTTACGCCATCTGCAATTGTTGCTCCTGTTGTTGCGGGGCAATGCAGGCCCAGCGCAATGGTGTGCCCATGCTGGCCTCTTCCGGCTATATCTGCCGTGTGGCGGAGGACAGCGCCTGCACCCAATGCGGCCAATGCGTCCGGAAGTGCCAGTTTGCGGCCATTGTCGAGAATGTGGCAGGGACGGTAACGGTCGATGCTGAGAAATGCATGGGTTGCGGGGTTTGCGTGAATAATTGCCCTACAGGGGCGCTGGTGCTGGAGCGGGCCCCGGAGAAGGGGGAACCGCTGGATATGGGGGCCTTGATGGAGCAGGAACTGCAGCGCCTCTCCCGGCCGGCATGA
- a CDS encoding carbon-nitrogen hydrolase family protein, whose product MSTPLHVGLIQMEISPETQTNIDTLEAKAEALCNDPRRPQLIIGVEFGIAPHHIEDPEGPAMQRLSRLAARLGVWLVPGSLKLAEPGGGFSNAAPVFAPDGRLAGTYKKMVPWDTDLEKGTLPGRDYLVFDIEKPQVRFGLQICFDADFPEISRTLTLMGAEVLIQLSMDPDSIPDSYQHIKYARAIENQAYYIYMNGACDYGHYHLAGGSLVVSPEGQRIFEAGERPTATIVSLDLDRLRHCRAAGSWDQVAQLQALYDHAPSQPLAGNEQAGALFQRPPFGGTQK is encoded by the coding sequence ATGTCCACACCCCTTCACGTCGGGCTGATCCAGATGGAAATCAGCCCTGAGACGCAGACCAATATCGATACCCTCGAAGCCAAGGCCGAAGCCCTGTGCAACGACCCGCGTCGCCCGCAGCTGATCATCGGCGTCGAGTTCGGCATCGCCCCGCACCATATCGAAGATCCTGAGGGACCGGCCATGCAGCGTCTCTCCCGGCTCGCTGCCCGGCTCGGGGTCTGGCTGGTGCCGGGGAGTCTGAAACTGGCCGAACCCGGTGGCGGCTTCAGTAACGCCGCACCGGTCTTCGCCCCAGACGGCCGACTCGCTGGGACCTACAAGAAAATGGTCCCCTGGGACACTGATTTGGAAAAAGGCACCCTGCCGGGCCGGGACTATCTCGTTTTTGACATCGAAAAACCCCAGGTCCGCTTCGGCCTGCAGATCTGCTTCGACGCCGACTTTCCGGAAATAAGCCGCACCCTGACCCTCATGGGCGCCGAGGTCCTCATCCAGCTCTCAATGGATCCCGACAGCATTCCGGACAGCTACCAGCACATCAAATACGCCCGGGCCATCGAAAACCAGGCCTACTATATCTACATGAACGGGGCCTGCGACTACGGCCACTACCACCTTGCCGGCGGTTCCCTGGTGGTCTCTCCCGAGGGGCAACGGATCTTCGAGGCCGGTGAGCGACCCACTGCGACCATCGTCAGTCTGGATCTGGACCGCCTGCGGCATTGCCGTGCAGCCGGCAGTTGGGACCAAGTCGCCCAACTCCAGGCCCTGTATGACCACGCACCGTCCCAGCCACTGGCTGGCAACGAACAGGCCGGAGCCCTGTTCCAGCGCCCTCCGTTTGGCGGAACACAAAAATAA
- a CDS encoding RNA recognition motif domain-containing protein, whose protein sequence is MSKNIYVGNLPFSATEDEVRSAFGAYGEVTSVKLIEDRETGRPRGFGFVEMSDGGEQAIENLDGQDFGGRTLKVNEARPRPQRPRW, encoded by the coding sequence ATGTCGAAGAACATCTATGTCGGCAATCTGCCCTTTTCCGCCACCGAAGACGAAGTCCGCTCTGCTTTCGGCGCCTACGGTGAAGTAACTTCCGTAAAATTGATCGAGGACCGTGAGACCGGTCGCCCCCGTGGCTTCGGTTTCGTAGAGATGAGCGATGGTGGCGAGCAGGCCATTGAAAACCTTGATGGCCAGGATTTTGGCGGGCGGACATTGAAAGTCAATGAAGCCCGGCCCCGTCCCCAGCGTCCCCGCTGGTAG
- a CDS encoding peptide chain release factor 3: MSDSHFARQLQREVRQRRTFGIISHPDAGKTTLTEKFLLFGGAIQQAGAVKAKKATRHARSDWMKVEQDRGISVTSSVMKFEYGDCELNLLDTPGHQDFSEDTYRVLTAVDSALMVIDSVKGVESQTEKLMQVCRMRSIPIMTFINKLDRDGREPLELLDEIEDKLGIQAVPMTWPIGMGKRFQGVYDLINGELRFFETAENKGARPREATVVKDLESEELDRLLGETAANELREDVELLSGAGYPFDHEAYLAGKQTPVFFGSAVNNFGVQELLDNFVRLAPAPKAREAETRMVAPEEPEFSGVVFKIQANMDPDHRDRIAFMRICSGKFERGMRVRHHRLKKNMQLGNAIIFMARDRAGAEEAWPGDIVGLPNHGTLKIGDTLTSKEELKFLGIPNFAPEFFQRVILKNPLKSKQLEKGLAQLAEEGAIQFFRPITGREFILGAIGALQFDITAGRLKTEYGVEATYEPVQIYAVRWVESENKKQLQEVRKKYHNSLVEDAQGAPALFFPTRWRLEKAEEDWPEVRFTHVKEH, from the coding sequence ATGAGCGATTCCCATTTTGCACGACAACTGCAGCGCGAAGTCCGGCAGCGGCGGACCTTCGGCATTATCAGCCACCCGGACGCCGGGAAGACCACGTTGACCGAAAAGTTCCTCCTCTTTGGCGGAGCCATTCAGCAGGCTGGCGCGGTCAAGGCCAAGAAGGCCACCCGTCACGCCCGGTCGGACTGGATGAAGGTCGAGCAGGACCGCGGTATTTCCGTGACCTCATCGGTCATGAAGTTCGAATACGGTGATTGCGAACTCAATCTCCTCGACACCCCCGGCCACCAAGACTTTTCCGAGGACACCTACAGGGTGCTGACCGCTGTGGACTCAGCCTTGATGGTCATTGACAGCGTCAAGGGCGTCGAGAGCCAGACCGAAAAGCTGATGCAGGTCTGCCGCATGCGGTCCATTCCGATCATGACGTTTATCAACAAGCTCGACCGCGACGGCCGCGAACCGCTGGAACTTCTCGACGAAATCGAAGACAAACTCGGCATCCAGGCCGTGCCCATGACGTGGCCCATTGGCATGGGCAAGCGTTTTCAGGGGGTCTACGATCTCATCAACGGCGAGTTGCGGTTTTTTGAGACCGCGGAGAACAAAGGCGCCCGCCCGAGGGAGGCCACGGTGGTCAAGGATCTCGAGAGCGAGGAGCTTGACAGACTCCTTGGAGAGACCGCCGCCAATGAACTCCGGGAAGATGTCGAACTTCTGAGCGGCGCCGGGTATCCCTTTGACCACGAGGCCTACTTGGCCGGAAAACAGACCCCGGTCTTTTTCGGCAGCGCGGTCAACAACTTCGGGGTCCAGGAACTGCTGGACAATTTTGTTCGCTTGGCGCCGGCGCCCAAAGCGCGGGAGGCCGAGACCCGAATGGTTGCCCCTGAAGAGCCGGAATTCTCTGGTGTGGTCTTTAAGATCCAGGCCAATATGGATCCCGACCATCGAGACCGGATCGCGTTCATGCGTATCTGCTCCGGGAAATTCGAACGCGGTATGCGGGTGCGGCACCACCGGCTGAAAAAGAATATGCAGCTCGGCAACGCGATCATCTTCATGGCTCGGGACCGGGCCGGAGCCGAGGAGGCGTGGCCCGGGGACATTGTCGGACTTCCCAACCACGGCACGCTCAAGATCGGCGACACCCTGACGAGCAAGGAAGAGCTGAAATTTCTGGGTATCCCGAATTTTGCCCCGGAGTTTTTCCAGCGGGTTATCCTCAAGAACCCCCTGAAGTCCAAGCAGTTGGAAAAAGGGCTGGCCCAGCTGGCTGAAGAGGGGGCGATCCAGTTTTTCCGGCCCATCACCGGGCGGGAGTTTATTCTTGGGGCCATTGGCGCCCTGCAGTTCGATATCACCGCCGGGCGGCTGAAAACCGAGTACGGGGTCGAGGCGACCTACGAGCCGGTCCAGATCTACGCCGTGCGCTGGGTGGAATCGGAAAACAAGAAGCAACTCCAGGAAGTGCGCAAGAAGTACCACAATTCTCTGGTGGAAGACGCCCAGGGCGCACCGGCGCTGTTTTTTCCCACCCGTTGGCGGCTGGAAAAAGCTGAGGAAGATTGGCCTGAGGTGCGCTTTACCCATGTGAAGGAGCATTGA
- a CDS encoding condensin complex protein MksE yields MHDHSPSQDVPETIDALLDHNASLARSIVHKLQAGVCLDAHLGSEFRYLEWNLELWREFFSRLGYALHRSELGGEPFYYLTPQAAVVSTSRLGRGSTFLGLYLSWYFMSQGMERMDHVPARELAETLTASFDFTMLITVFNPIQKGKTRQRQESRKQFENLKGWLRTGLNELHRLRYIQLGPTQRTQWEELMVYRLPGLQRFWDLARDALALGESPETVDLSTSISRVWNAFEPEAEAETEDETDSPLADADLPGEDEGNSHAPA; encoded by the coding sequence ATGCATGACCATTCCCCTTCTCAGGACGTCCCGGAGACCATCGATGCACTCCTGGACCACAATGCCTCCCTGGCGCGGTCCATTGTGCACAAGCTCCAGGCCGGGGTGTGCCTTGACGCACATTTGGGCAGTGAATTCAGATACCTGGAATGGAACCTGGAATTATGGCGCGAATTTTTCAGCCGCCTGGGTTACGCGTTGCATCGCAGCGAGCTCGGGGGGGAACCCTTTTATTACCTCACCCCCCAGGCCGCGGTCGTGTCCACCAGCCGTCTCGGCCGCGGGAGCACGTTTCTCGGCCTCTACCTTTCCTGGTATTTCATGAGCCAGGGCATGGAACGCATGGACCATGTCCCAGCCCGTGAACTCGCAGAGACCCTGACCGCCAGCTTTGATTTCACCATGCTCATCACGGTCTTCAACCCCATCCAGAAAGGCAAGACTCGGCAGCGTCAGGAAAGCCGCAAGCAGTTTGAAAATCTCAAGGGGTGGCTGCGTACTGGACTGAACGAGCTGCACCGCCTGCGCTACATCCAGCTCGGTCCCACCCAGCGCACCCAATGGGAGGAACTGATGGTCTACCGCCTTCCCGGGCTGCAACGCTTCTGGGATTTGGCCCGTGACGCCCTGGCCCTTGGCGAATCCCCTGAAACTGTCGATTTGAGCACCTCGATCTCCAGGGTCTGGAACGCCTTTGAACCCGAAGCGGAAGCGGAAACAGAAGACGAGACGGACAGCCCCCTTGCCGATGCGGACCTGCCAGGCGAGGACGAAGGAAACAGCCATGCCCCTGCCTGA
- a CDS encoding SbcC/MukB-like Walker B domain-containing protein produces the protein MPLPDEFFALEEITAQRLFLVGYHLFPATEMVLHPRMTVLSGNNAVGKTTILDALQTIFVCHLKHIHLNVASGHSTRNLTGQLGGPVAWACVEITGHEVVQGIGVRLRQKPGGEGVELSPFVLHHLAPGLELFLDQESGYITPDMQHLGQRVLKTAPTPAAQVQPFDSVDNYHRFLHREGLFPIDLSGSGKSHFADLWRQVSQPRLDKLRQFLEYMLCPPSQTKKLGFDTVDRLIKDRQRIERLLQRLEHFRALRQELEDQTQRLDQARFTALALGVSLADARIHTTRLRLQTARNREQEIAQELHRLDSDIAARTEELQTTRQERDKYLGQQTDLNTKYRHYTEYQKALQAVPPLRQQQTEIASQSSEAEEKLRGVETELETAAEQLQALQQDIAVAREREKQLRQEAQAWHDLQVQLQKWEEQFQPAIGSRRELNTVWNQFQDTWSQYKSLPSKKRELASLEKRKNEHQRALQTAQTLRSTAPELDDTEMDHSRLEQRLSEWKDEHYALWERQHVDRERKTELQTQWEQLAKGRPPLPESAARLVEDGLAVPFANRFEHMALEEAADWQHRLGPLAQALEPASGTAPTDLARGDKPFFLIPEAGAPDAAQWEWLAQTDEGVLAGRAGLAWYTPQGPVWLGAQARAQQMQSLQEALQRFETHLAQQEQQIQALQTKQNLAADLLHRFAAYTDTESPGAHSRLAQEVAELEAQGPSLKQQQRLLQTLLHQAHAFDFQHAPGELDKVSTRRQQAESEKQTLQTRQRELTATRKTLQETLTRLQEQQHDLQRQENGWESKCEALRQEEPLDVLEGRMDFSRAEALQDHIQSLEQKAQHLETKLDGDKDTRGGLKREAAELSQTAATASRDLENAQAEAAQAKEAFIAQYPDHDLPNLEGQNENDRLKAAAAWEQLRHALTRRLQDLARQYELTLPQDQEPDQWTAYLLENLMPVDIDLTNQEDKLKELRGELKGVEEQIRTYVEQIRKHVDQEIGYLDRRLHRVNAILESMHFGKIARIRLKRQNLPAYEGLKNLRGAQLSLLQMGQEISLQDFVQQIRQTIYRHGKTSLSEDQILDYRSYIRLTWDIEDEEGNRRDSSFSGGEGLGINLAICLSLLFYFGQEQGASRGQGVLLMALDEAERLDNQAMGTIRRLLDQVACQLVVALPRTIEVPSSVCHMLTPLPQGVTHISVYHAEQEHGA, from the coding sequence ATGCCCCTGCCTGACGAGTTTTTCGCCCTGGAGGAAATCACCGCCCAGCGTTTGTTCCTGGTCGGCTACCACCTCTTCCCGGCCACGGAAATGGTGCTGCATCCGCGCATGACCGTGCTCTCCGGAAATAATGCTGTCGGCAAGACGACCATCCTCGACGCTTTGCAGACCATTTTCGTCTGTCATCTCAAACATATCCATCTCAACGTCGCTTCAGGGCACAGTACCCGCAACCTGACCGGCCAATTGGGCGGTCCGGTGGCCTGGGCCTGCGTGGAGATCACCGGTCACGAGGTCGTCCAGGGCATCGGCGTGCGGTTACGCCAAAAACCTGGCGGAGAGGGTGTGGAACTCTCCCCTTTTGTGCTCCACCACCTCGCGCCTGGCCTGGAATTGTTCCTGGACCAGGAATCCGGCTACATCACTCCCGATATGCAGCACCTTGGCCAGCGTGTGCTCAAAACAGCTCCCACGCCAGCAGCCCAGGTCCAGCCCTTCGATTCCGTGGACAACTACCACCGCTTCCTGCACCGCGAAGGGCTCTTTCCCATCGATCTCAGCGGCTCTGGCAAGAGCCATTTCGCCGACCTCTGGCGCCAGGTCAGCCAGCCACGGCTGGATAAGTTACGGCAATTCCTGGAATACATGCTCTGCCCGCCAAGCCAGACCAAAAAACTCGGCTTCGACACCGTGGACCGGCTCATCAAGGACCGCCAGCGCATTGAACGGCTCTTACAACGGCTTGAACATTTCCGGGCCCTGCGCCAGGAACTTGAAGACCAGACCCAGCGCCTGGACCAGGCCCGGTTCACCGCCCTGGCTCTCGGGGTCTCTCTGGCCGACGCCCGCATCCACACCACCCGGCTCCGGCTACAGACCGCCAGAAACCGGGAACAGGAGATCGCCCAGGAATTGCACCGCCTGGACAGCGACATTGCCGCGCGGACCGAAGAGCTCCAGACCACCCGCCAGGAGCGCGACAAATACCTCGGACAACAGACTGACCTGAACACCAAATACCGCCACTACACCGAGTACCAAAAGGCCTTGCAGGCTGTGCCCCCCTTGCGCCAGCAACAAACCGAGATCGCCAGCCAATCTAGCGAGGCCGAGGAAAAATTGCGTGGGGTGGAAACCGAATTGGAGACCGCGGCTGAACAGCTCCAGGCATTGCAGCAGGATATTGCCGTGGCCCGAGAGCGGGAAAAGCAGCTGCGGCAAGAAGCCCAGGCGTGGCACGACCTGCAGGTCCAGCTCCAAAAATGGGAGGAGCAGTTCCAGCCCGCCATCGGCTCACGCCGGGAACTGAACACCGTCTGGAACCAGTTCCAGGACACCTGGAGTCAGTACAAATCCCTGCCGAGCAAAAAACGGGAACTCGCCAGCCTGGAAAAACGCAAAAACGAGCACCAACGCGCCCTGCAAACGGCCCAGACGCTTCGCAGCACAGCCCCGGAACTCGATGACACGGAAATGGACCACTCCCGGCTCGAACAACGGCTCTCCGAATGGAAAGATGAGCATTACGCCCTGTGGGAACGCCAACACGTGGACCGGGAGCGGAAAACCGAACTCCAGACCCAATGGGAGCAGCTGGCCAAAGGACGTCCGCCCCTGCCTGAGAGTGCCGCGCGCCTGGTGGAGGACGGGCTGGCCGTCCCCTTTGCCAACCGCTTCGAACACATGGCCCTGGAAGAGGCCGCCGACTGGCAACACCGACTCGGCCCCTTGGCCCAGGCCCTGGAACCCGCCTCCGGCACGGCTCCCACAGATCTGGCCCGCGGCGACAAACCGTTTTTTCTCATTCCGGAGGCTGGCGCTCCGGATGCCGCGCAATGGGAATGGCTGGCCCAAACAGATGAGGGGGTGCTTGCCGGACGCGCCGGTCTGGCCTGGTATACCCCGCAAGGTCCGGTCTGGCTCGGGGCGCAGGCCAGGGCGCAGCAGATGCAGAGCTTGCAGGAGGCGCTGCAACGCTTTGAAACCCATCTGGCCCAACAAGAACAACAAATCCAGGCCTTGCAGACCAAACAGAATCTGGCTGCGGATCTGCTCCACCGCTTCGCCGCTTACACCGATACCGAAAGTCCGGGCGCCCACTCGCGTCTGGCCCAAGAAGTCGCCGAACTCGAAGCCCAGGGTCCCTCACTCAAACAGCAGCAACGGCTTTTGCAGACCCTGCTGCACCAGGCCCACGCCTTTGATTTTCAGCACGCTCCGGGAGAACTTGATAAGGTCAGCACCAGGCGCCAGCAGGCCGAGTCCGAAAAACAGACGCTTCAGACCAGACAGCGCGAGCTCACGGCCACTCGGAAAACCCTGCAGGAAACCCTGACCCGGCTCCAGGAACAGCAACACGACCTCCAACGCCAGGAAAACGGCTGGGAATCCAAATGCGAGGCCCTGCGCCAGGAAGAGCCCCTGGATGTCCTCGAGGGCCGGATGGATTTCAGCCGTGCCGAAGCCCTGCAAGACCACATTCAAAGCCTGGAACAAAAGGCGCAGCACCTGGAAACCAAGCTGGATGGGGACAAAGACACCCGTGGCGGACTCAAACGCGAAGCCGCAGAGCTCAGCCAAACCGCGGCCACCGCATCGCGGGACCTGGAAAACGCCCAAGCGGAAGCCGCTCAGGCCAAAGAGGCCTTTATCGCCCAGTATCCGGACCACGATCTGCCCAACTTGGAGGGCCAGAACGAAAACGACCGACTCAAGGCGGCCGCGGCCTGGGAACAGCTCCGGCACGCTCTCACCCGACGTTTGCAGGACCTCGCCCGGCAGTACGAACTCACCCTGCCCCAGGACCAGGAACCCGACCAATGGACAGCCTATCTCCTGGAAAATCTCATGCCTGTCGACATCGACCTCACCAACCAGGAGGACAAACTCAAGGAACTGCGCGGCGAACTCAAAGGGGTCGAAGAACAAATCCGAACCTATGTCGAACAGATTCGCAAACATGTAGACCAGGAAATCGGATATCTCGACCGCCGACTGCATCGGGTCAACGCCATTTTGGAGAGCATGCACTTCGGCAAGATCGCCCGCATCCGTCTCAAGCGTCAGAACCTGCCAGCCTATGAAGGGCTCAAGAACCTGCGCGGTGCCCAACTCAGCCTGCTGCAAATGGGCCAGGAGATCTCCCTGCAGGATTTTGTCCAGCAGATCCGGCAGACCATTTACCGCCACGGCAAGACCAGCCTGAGTGAGGACCAGATCCTGGATTATCGCAGCTATATCCGACTGACCTGGGATATCGAGGACGAAGAGGGCAATCGTCGCGACAGCAGTTTTTCCGGAGGCGAAGGACTGGGCATCAATCTAGCCATCTGCCTCAGTCTGTTGTTCTATTTTGGCCAGGAGCAGGGGGCCAGCCGGGGGCAGGGCGTCTTGCTCATGGCCCTTGACGAGGCCGAACGCCTGGACAATCAGGCCATGGGCACCATCCGCCGCTTGCTGGACCAGGTGGCCTGCCAATTGGTGGTCGCGTTGCCGCGGACCATCGAAGTCCCCTCTTCAGTCTGCCACATGCTCACGCCCCTGCCCCAAGGTGTGACCCATATTTCAGTCTACCACGCTGAACAGGAGCATGGAGCATGA
- a CDS encoding Wadjet anti-phage system protein JetD domain-containing protein gives MNEDILPLCLAWQRLLTEGSAPVHPALEGLIQAGYAHTAKGKVQLDEPEALAELMNQHCRQPLDRQKQAENAAAALGLEISVTAHADDCLTLLSVLEDAPPDAHTQQQLSASCFGDSKYIARTAILKRIWQQWLRSQGARGELRLKAFSPLPQHSSGLDLAAVTASLGSAVLDASVARGPENFDLRGLDRVLTCENLTPFRQLTLDSGLLIYSQGFASRSLAAWLAALPQECVWDHFGDLDPAGLAIFEDLVHKSGRQGRFCPSPRALEHLREHLPQWRAHQAFQPDRYATAEVRDLAYQAAALGTAVEQESLLAACARSGVDLAAIGLNGASWAG, from the coding sequence ATGAACGAGGACATCTTGCCCCTGTGCCTGGCCTGGCAGCGGTTGCTGACCGAAGGCAGTGCTCCGGTCCATCCGGCCCTGGAAGGGCTCATTCAGGCCGGCTACGCCCACACGGCCAAGGGCAAGGTCCAACTCGACGAACCCGAGGCCCTCGCGGAACTGATGAACCAGCATTGCCGTCAGCCGCTGGACCGGCAAAAGCAGGCCGAAAACGCGGCTGCCGCTCTCGGGCTCGAAATCTCCGTCACCGCCCACGCCGACGACTGCCTGACCCTGCTCAGCGTGCTGGAAGACGCACCACCTGACGCGCACACCCAGCAACAGCTCAGTGCGTCCTGCTTCGGGGATTCCAAATACATTGCCCGCACTGCGATTTTAAAACGGATCTGGCAACAGTGGCTGCGCAGCCAGGGCGCCCGCGGTGAACTGCGACTCAAAGCCTTCAGCCCCCTGCCCCAGCACTCCAGCGGGCTTGATCTGGCTGCAGTGACCGCCTCACTGGGCAGCGCCGTACTGGACGCATCGGTGGCCAGAGGCCCCGAAAATTTTGATCTGCGCGGCCTGGACCGGGTGCTGACCTGTGAAAACCTGACCCCGTTTCGCCAACTCACGCTGGACAGCGGCCTGCTTATCTATTCCCAGGGCTTCGCCTCGCGCTCCCTTGCTGCTTGGTTGGCCGCGTTGCCACAGGAATGCGTCTGGGACCATTTCGGCGATCTGGATCCCGCCGGCCTGGCCATCTTCGAGGACCTGGTGCACAAAAGCGGACGCCAGGGGCGCTTTTGTCCCTCTCCCCGGGCTCTTGAACACCTGCGGGAGCATCTACCGCAATGGCGCGCCCACCAGGCGTTCCAGCCGGATCGCTATGCGACTGCCGAAGTTCGGGATCTGGCTTACCAAGCCGCTGCCCTCGGCACGGCTGTGGAACAGGAAAGCCTGCTCGCCGCCTGCGCCCGGAGCGGGGTCGATTTGGCGGCCATCGGCCTGAACGGGGCCTCTTGGGCGGGATGA